The Manihot esculenta cultivar AM560-2 chromosome 1, M.esculenta_v8, whole genome shotgun sequence genome has a window encoding:
- the LOC110608839 gene encoding uncharacterized protein LOC110608839, whose translation MARGRGKKDARNVDRGVIMGTGRGRGQGDPKIVHGRGTTATTPSSADFRAPTPTPTILVSYSAPTAPALAPVAPALAPVAPTAPTSSSSVPRSSASIFASGILIPSENTSSACIKIFQKYNVDEGSSCKNIPQSTKDFYFKKFEKEFHWDEGSAATVRKAWNKKATTRYKDFLTNEKKKKWRSAYISVEVWDKWNLD comes from the exons ATGGCTAGAGGTAGAGGTAAAAAAGATGCACGTAATGTTGATCGTGGTGTTATAATGGGTACAGGTAGAGGTCGAGGCCAAGGTGATCCAAAAATTGTTCATGGTCGAGGTACTACAGCCACTACACCTTCTTCAGCCGACTTTAGAGCCCCTACACCTACTCCAACAATCCTTGTATCATACTCAGCCCCTACAGCCCCTGCACTTGCTCCAGTTGCCCCTGCACTTGCTCCAGTTGCCCCTACTGCCCCAACTTCTTCAAGTTCTGTTCCTAGATCGAGTGCTAGCATATTTGCATCGGGCAT TCTTATACCTTCTGAGAATACATCTAGTGCCTGCATAAAGATTTTTCAAAAGTACAATGTCGATGAGGGTTCTTCATGCAAGAATATCCCACAATCcacaaaagatttttatttcaaaaagttTGAG aAAGAATTTCACTGGGATGAGGGAAGTGCTGCAACAGTGAGGAAGGCATGGAATAAAAAAGCAACTACCCGATACAAAGACTTTCTGAcaaatgaaaagaagaaaaaatggaGGAGTGCTTATATATCAGTTGAAGTTTGGGATAAATGGAATTTAGATTAG
- the LOC110608846 gene encoding secreted RxLR effector protein 161-like — MNFSSSKKYSKDLLKKFRMLKCKRISTPMEPKCQNVRSRREGFGRCNNVSDIVGVMSRYMQNPKKPHLDAVRQIIRCVKSTLGYGIMCKRGGDCKLVGYYDADYAGNHDTHSSTTRYVFMFGSGAISWCSKRQPTVSLSTTEAEYRAGSNGSSREYLAYVTIEGLASANRVYHSFVLG; from the exons ATGAATTTTTCTTCATCAAAAAAGTATTCCAAAGATTTATTGAAGAAGTTTCGAATGCTTAAGTGCAAGAGGATTTCAACACCTATGGAGCCCAAATGCCAAAATGTGCGCTCACGAAGGGAAGGATTTGGAAGATGCAACAATGTATCAGACATTG TTGGTGTGATGAGTCGATATATGCAAAATCCAAAGAAGCCTCATTTGGATGCAGTGCGGCAAATCATAAGATGTGTGAAAAGCACGCTTGGCTATGGAATCATGTGTAAGAGAGGTGGAGATTGCAAGCTAGTTGGCTACTATGATGCTGACTATGCAGGAAATCATGATACCCATAGTTCAACTACTaggtatgttttcatgtttggaTCAGGAGCAATTTCTTGGTGCAGCAAAAGACAACCGACTGTTTCATTGTCAACAACAGAAGCAGAGTACCGAGCTGGCAGCAATGGCAGCTCAAGGGAGTACTTGGCTTATGTAACTATTGAAGGGCTTGCATCAGCTAACAGAGTATACCACTCTTTTGTATTGGGATAA